AGCATGCCAACAAAGGAAggcgtgagatgatctttgaagtaggtgatcaggtttgggttcacctaaggaaGGAGAGATTTCTAAAGgagaggaagtccaagctaaTGCCGAGGATTGATGGACCGTTTGAGATCATaaagaagatcagcaacaatgcctacaagcttgATCTCAAAGGGAAGTATGATGTAAGCAATAGCTTTAATGTTTCTGACTTaatcccttttattgcagatgagttcgatttgaggacaaatccttttcaagagggaggggatgatatgatcatggaccagcatGCTGATCAAGACGAAGAGTTCCAACTAGCTAAAGAAGATGGGAAGCCTAAAGATGGTGCAACCAAAGAAGATGATGCCTTAGTCATTTCCAATGGCCCCATAACTCGATCCAAAGCTAAGAtactcaaggaagctattggaagattaatcaagaagtgtttgatgcatgaagaaagtcttgaaggaagcttgatacttcaagataCACTTGTtaccatccaagctatctcaccatcaagctgagtgttgtctaggctagcaagctatgtgtgctctttttccttatctttgtttttgtcccaatgggttttgcaaagataggtttttaacgaggccatagtCTTGCTGCTCAAAACTCCTAGATGATGCTCTCGGACCAACCACATGAAGAaccttatgttatgttttatttctctaagtatttatgtcttttattttgaaaactctATCTATGTTGTGTCTTTAATTCTACATTGACTAAAGGAGCGTGTTCCTTTTAGTTTGAGTTGATTGGAGCCTGTTCCAAgtctctcactatatatatgtgtgtgccgCAACCCTAGTAATCTATCAAGTCTTCTTTTAATCAAAACCTTTGTGTTTTCTTCTCCCTTTGCTTTTGCGAGTTAAGAGAGTGTCTGGTGTGAAATCCagtctgttggtgtgtaatatccaacgccCAAGGGCTTTAgaaaggtgtgtcatatccgatctaagcctaggagtatcaaggagcctttccgcagcctcttgtgtcaccattcgatccaccacCTTGATAAGCTTGAGTCCTTGACTCGTTtatgcaaggatctatccatatccatccagagaagcatcctaggagttcattaagtggtatcagagcactctggaaGGGGAGTTTCGATTTCTCTTATCATTCTCATCCGATCTGTTCATCACCATTCATATCATTAATAGATCTGTGTTTTTGAGTTGTTGTTCACTAGATCTGCTTCTTTTCATCATTATAACTGATAGATCTATTGTTTTTGTAATCACCATTGATAGATCTAAGAGTTTCAATCAAGTTTTCATTAAGAACTTTTCAACTTCTCATCGATCTCGTTTCAAGTTTTCAAAATCCGAAAGTTCTATTGTGTTTGTGAGTCTCGATCTGTTGTTAGAAGTAATAGATCCTTATATGTTTCATCTCATTTCGTCATCTGTTAGAATTTGATCTGTGTTGTTGTATTTCGAATCTGAAAAGGAATTCAAATCGTTGCGTATTGATCAAGTATCCTTTGCCgccttgttttaaaattttcttgtttccttatttgaatcctttgtgttttgatttctttGAACTACTTGTTCAAATCTTTGTGAATCAGGAAGCAATGGGATCCGAGGATGATGAGGCAACTCTTATGAGAAGAAACAAGCTATTACAAGAAGCAATAACCAAAGATATCCTTTCAGCCATGGAGAAGTTGTTGGAGGATAAACTCGATCAAAGGCTAtctgatagacaagaccagaaTGCTGAGCAGAGACGTGAGCCAAGGAGCAATAGGCATGGTCGTCGTGAGCATGCTGGATCAGAAGAGACTGATAACTTCTATGAGAGAAGTAGCCATAGCTCTGGATCAAGACACATCAGTAGGAGATCGCGACATGATCATGAGGGCAGAAGGCATAGGCGCAATGAGCTATCAGGATTAAAGCTTaagatccctcctttccatggcaaggCTGATCCGGATGCGTATCTtgagtgggaaaagaagatagagcTTGTCTTCAATTGTCAACACTACTCTGAGATTAAAAAGGTTCAAGTTGCTGCTACTGAGttcaatgactatgcattgagttggtgggatcagttGGTTACAAACAAGAGGTGCAATGGGGAGTTTCCTATTGAGACATGGGCTGAGATGAAGTCTTTGATGCGTAGAAGGTTTGTTCCCAGCCACTATCACCGTGATCTTCACCAAAAGCTGAGGCTTCTTACCCAAGGTTCCAAGTCTGTGGAggaatactatcaagagatggaGTTGCTTATGTTGAGAGCTAAGGTCTCTGAAGATAGTGAAGCTACCATGGCACGGTTTCTTGGTGGGctcaaccgtgagatacaagacagAGTAGAGATGCAGCACTACTTGGAGATAGAAGAGATGCTACACAAAGCTATCTTGGTAGAGCAACAAGTTAAGAGAAGAAGTCATGCGCGTGGCAGCTATAGTTCCAGTAGATACCAGACTTCTAAGGAAGACAAACCAAGCTATCAGAAAGAGGTCAAGCCACAGCCAAAGGAAGAGTCTAAGCCTAGTAGCATCTACAGCAAGGATAAAGGTAAAACAGAGGCTACCAGCTCGCGtgcaagagatgtgaagtgctttaagtgtcaagggcgtgggCACTATGCTAATGAGTGTACCAACAAGAGAGTTATGGTTCTCTTAGAGAATGGCGAGTATGAATCTGAAGATGAAagaccagagactgagcaagaatcTTCAGAAGCAGAGTATGAAGAGAAACCAGTTCACAGTAGGCTTTTGGTTGCAAGAAGGACTCTCAGCTTGCAAAACAAAACCGAGGAGCTAGAGCAAAGAGAAAACCTGTTCTACACTCGTTGTACGGTGCAAGGAAAAGTTTGTAGTCTGATAATTGATGGTGGAAGCTGTGTTAATGTTGCTAGTGAGACAATGGTAAAGAAGCTTAGCTTGAAGACTCAAAAACATCCTAGACCATACCGACTACAGTGGCTCAATGAAGAAGGGGAAATGAAGGTATCCACACAGGTGTCAATTCCTTTATCCATTGTaagatatgaagatgagatcCTATGTGATGTGATACCAATGGAAGCCAGTCATATCTTGCTTGGGAGACCATGGCAGTTTGATAGACGAGTTACACACAATGGCTTTACTAACAAGCATACCTTTGAGTTCAACGGCAAGAAGACTACCCTGGTACCTCTGACTCCTAAAGAAGTGCATCAAGATCAGCTacagcttcagaaaaagaaagaaatagatctTAAACCAGAACAGAGCAAGCAgcacaacttctatgccaaaactggtgaCATCAAAAGATCTCTTTACTCTAATCAATCagttcttttatttcttttaaaagaatCTCTTGTTAGTTAACTGATTGCACACCGGTGTATCCGAGTGAGATGTCAGCTCTTTTACAGGATTATcaagatgtgtttccagaagagagtCCCACTGGTTTACCACTTATATaagggattga
The window above is part of the Raphanus sativus cultivar WK10039 unplaced genomic scaffold, ASM80110v3 Scaffold1073, whole genome shotgun sequence genome. Proteins encoded here:
- the LOC130503689 gene encoding uncharacterized protein LOC130503689 translates to MPRIDGPFEIIKKISNNAYKLDLKGKYDEAMGSEDDEATLMRRNKLLQEAITKDILSAMEKLLEDKLDQRLSDRQDQNAEQRREPRSNRHGRREHAGSEETDNFYERSSHSSGSRHISRRSRHDHEGRRHRRNELSGLKLKIPPFHGKADPDAYLEWEKKIELVFNCQHYSEIKKVQVAATEFNDYALSWWDQLVTNKRCNGEFPIETWAEMKSLMRRRFVPSHYHRDLHQKLRLLTQGSKSVEEYYQEMELLMLRAKVSEDSEATMARFLGGLNREIQDRVEMQHYLEIEEMLHKAILVEQQVKRRSHARGSYSSSRYQTSKEDKPSYQKEVKPQPKEESKPSSIYSKDKGKTEATSSRARDVKCFKCQGRGHYANECTNKRVMVLLENGEYESEDERPETEQESSEAEYEEKPVHSRLLVARRTLSLQNKTEELEQRENLFYTRCTVQGKVCSLIIDGGSCVNVASETMVKKLSLKTQKHPRPYRLQWLNEEGEMKVSTQVSIPLSIVRYEDEILCDVIPMEASHILLGRPWQFDRRVTHNGFTNKHTFEFNGKKTTLVPLTPKEVHQDQLQLQKKKEIDLKPEQSKQHNFYAKT